One Brassica napus cultivar Da-Ae chromosome C4, Da-Ae, whole genome shotgun sequence genomic region harbors:
- the LOC125585496 gene encoding uncharacterized protein LOC125585496, with translation MVSPFRSPCTSPKKSRKASKNPYSNRGLEKFSELLSELDEKRQSIYSKKLDSSGPPLVRFVFTSSGECVPVVIKSSYLHKQKKTKDVAAAKVKTEVKETKTEETKKPEPETEEKQSCVLNENLKKIARPNRFFPVTVILVLIFLVFFGRSVAIMCTCIAWYLVPTIKEQSGNRGPSTYTMKKKDFARKLSIEDRASFNPRTLRHLSSRK, from the coding sequence ATGGTGAGCCCATTTAGATCTCCATGTACTTCcccaaaaaaatcaagaaaagcgAGCAAGAACCCTTATTCAAACCGTGGACTTGAAAAATTCTCTGAGCTTCTCTCGGAACTCGACGAGAAGAGACAAAGCATCTACTCGAAGAAGCTCGATTCCAGTGGCCCGCCTCTTGTCCGATTCGTGTTCACAAGCTCCGGCGAGTGTGTTCCCGTCGTGATCAAATCATCTTATCTTCATAAACAGAAGAAGACCAAAGATGTTGCTGCTGCCAAAGTCAAGACAGAGGTCAAAGAAACGAAAACAGAGGAAACGAAGAAACCAGAACCTGAAACAGAGGAGAAACAGAGCTGTGTTTTGAACGAGAATCTAAAGAAGATCGCGAGACCGAATCGTTTCTTTCCAGTGACTGTGATATTGGTTcttattttcttggttttctttGGAAGATCTGTTGCGATTATGTGTACTTGTATTGCTTGGTACTTGGTACCAACGATCAAGGAACAGAGCGGAAACAGAGGACCTTCAACATAcacgatgaagaagaaagatttcGCAAGGAAATTGAGTATTGAAGACAGAGCATCATTTAATCCAAGAACTCTTCGTCATCTTTCTTCTCGCAAGTAG